A region from the Citrobacter telavivensis genome encodes:
- a CDS encoding 5-formyltetrahydrofolate cyclo-ligase, whose amino-acid sequence MTLLSELPLSRQALRQMIRQRRRALTLSQQIAFGQQAATRMLAYPPVVMAQTVAVFLSFDGELDTQPLIEQLWRAGKRVYLPVLHPFSPGNLLFLHYHPHSELVTNRLKIQEPKLDVRDVLPLSQLDVLVTPLVAFDEQGQRLGMGGGFYDRTLQNWQQYGLIPVGYAHDCQRVEKLPVEEWDVPLPAVVTPSKVWECQALLC is encoded by the coding sequence ATGACATTACTCTCTGAACTCCCTTTATCACGACAAGCCCTTCGCCAGATGATCAGGCAACGTCGTCGTGCACTCACACTTTCGCAACAAATCGCCTTCGGTCAACAGGCCGCGACACGCATGCTTGCGTATCCGCCCGTCGTGATGGCACAGACGGTCGCTGTGTTTTTGTCATTTGATGGCGAACTTGATACCCAGCCGCTGATTGAACAACTCTGGCGGGCGGGAAAGCGAGTCTATCTTCCGGTTCTACACCCGTTCAGCCCCGGTAATTTGCTATTTCTGCACTACCACCCACACAGTGAACTGGTTACCAATCGGCTGAAGATTCAGGAGCCTAAACTGGACGTTCGTGATGTCCTGCCACTTTCGCAACTGGACGTGCTGGTCACGCCTTTAGTCGCGTTTGATGAACAGGGCCAGCGTTTGGGGATGGGCGGCGGATTCTACGATCGCACCTTACAAAACTGGCAACAGTATGGGTTGATACCCGTAGGGTACGCCCACGACTGTCAGCGCGTGGAGAAACTGCCGGTAGAAGAGTGGGATGTTCCCTTACCGGCCGTTGTGACACCATCAAAAGTATGGGAGTGCCAGGCGCTTCTTTGTTGA
- the zapA gene encoding cell division protein ZapA: MSAQPVDIQIFGRSLRVNCPPEQRDALNQAADDLNQRLQDLKVRTRVTNTEQLVFIAALNISYELTQEKAKTRDYAASMEQRIRMLQQTIEEALLDQGRITEKTSKNFE, from the coding sequence ATGTCTGCACAACCCGTCGATATCCAAATTTTTGGCCGTTCACTGCGAGTGAATTGCCCGCCTGAACAAAGGGATGCGTTGAATCAGGCAGCGGACGATCTGAATCAGCGGTTGCAAGATCTGAAAGTTCGCACTAGAGTCACAAATACTGAGCAACTGGTATTCATTGCTGCACTGAATATTAGCTACGAACTGACTCAGGAAAAAGCGAAGACCCGCGACTACGCGGCGAGCATGGAACAACGTATTCGGATGCTACAACAGACCATTGAAGAGGCACTGCTTGATCAGGGTCGCATAACCGAAAAAACGAGCAAAAACTTTGAATAA
- the ygfB gene encoding UPF0149 family protein YgfB: MSIQNEMPGYSEMNQYLNQQGAGLTPAEMHGLISGMICGGNNDSSWQPLLHDLTNEGLAFGHELAQALRKMHSATSDALEDDGFLFQLYLPEGDDVSVFDRADALAGWVNHFLLGLGVTQPKLDKVTGETGEAIDDLRNIAQLGYDEDEDQEELEMSLEEIIEYVRVAALLCHDTFTRQSPTAPEVRKPTLH; encoded by the coding sequence ATGTCTATACAGAACGAAATGCCTGGTTACAGTGAAATGAACCAGTATTTGAACCAACAAGGGGCCGGACTGACCCCGGCGGAAATGCATGGTTTGATCAGCGGGATGATTTGCGGTGGCAATAACGACAGCTCCTGGCAGCCGCTGCTTCACGACCTGACGAATGAAGGACTGGCCTTCGGTCATGAACTGGCTCAGGCGCTGCGTAAAATGCACTCCGCGACCAGCGACGCGCTGGAAGATGACGGTTTCCTTTTTCAGCTTTATCTGCCTGAAGGCGATGACGTGAGCGTCTTCGATCGCGCCGATGCACTGGCGGGATGGGTTAATCACTTCCTGCTTGGTCTTGGCGTCACGCAGCCGAAGCTCGATAAAGTGACCGGCGAGACGGGTGAAGCCATCGACGATTTGCGCAACATCGCGCAGCTCGGCTATGACGAAGATGAAGATCAGGAAGAGCTGGAGATGTCTCTCGAAGAGATCATCGAGTATGTGCGTGTCGCCGCGCTGCTGTGCCACGACACCTTTACCCGTCAATCGCCGACCGCACCGGAAGTGCGTAAACCGACCCTACACTAA